In a single window of the Esox lucius isolate fEsoLuc1 chromosome 22, fEsoLuc1.pri, whole genome shotgun sequence genome:
- the LOC105019851 gene encoding uncharacterized protein LOC105019851 isoform X1, giving the protein MCPPVYTVRNNMSRTLQLVVLVLHGFISLSAASQDSCNTYVPLGSSFNVPLSNNNIEDNEITWKHNGMIVLKRKNGIYKPGKKEDISATGSLLLKDLKFENEGLYEAEVFNKEGIRIETTSYRLCVQASQEPCDKYVPLGSSFSVPLSNNNIEDNEITWKHNGIIVLKRKNGIYKPGKKEDISATGSLLLKDLKFENEGLYEAEVFNKEGISFQTASYRLCVQASQEPCDKYVPLGSSFSVPLSNNNIEDNEITWKHNGIIVLKRKNGIYKPGKKEDISATGSLQLKDLKFENEGLYEAEVFNKEGISFQTASYRLCVQASQEPCDLYSLLGSPVNVPLTIDNLEEDNEITWKHNGIIVLKRKNGIYKPGKKEDISATGSLQLKDLKFENEGLYEAEVFNKEGISFQTASYRLCVQASQEPCDLYSLLGSPVNVPLTIDNLEEDNEITWKHNGIIVLKKKNGISKPVKEVTISATGSLLLKDLKFENEGLYEAEVFNKEGIRIETTSYRLCVQASQEPCDLYGLLGSPVNVPLTIDNLEEDNEITWKHNGIIVLKKKNRVSKPVKEVTISATGSLQLKDLKFENEGLYEAEVFNKEGIRIETTPYRLCVQEKVSKPTVMFQCSTEKVTLTCNITDTNIKSFKWFKNQSPEKSKDKTYVINVKQLKESDIFTCTVENHVSNKTSDGKSKTCKAESNSTFPKKLFGFDFWTMVGILAGGGGLVLLLIIITLVCCCRRQRQRRFEEEREMRLDLLTQTQPPCHPDGQKQRPRPTGGAPPGSTGPRRTPRARERPPPTPKDDDYEEQAPPLPQPRKKGPRPIKQ; this is encoded by the exons atgtgtcctCCAG tttaCACAGTAAGAAACAACATGTCCAGGACATTACAgctggttgtccttgtccttcaTGGATTTATCTCTCTTTCAGCAG CTTCACAGGATTCCTGTAATACGTACGTCCCACTTGGTTCTTCCTTCAATGTCCCTTTGAGCAACAACAACATAGAAGACAACGAAATAACCTGGAAACACAATGGAATGATTGTATTGAAAAGAAAGAATGGGATTTATAAACCAGGCAAAAAAGAGGACATTTCTGCTACAGGGTCTCTTCTGCTAAAAGACCTGAAGTTTGAAAATGAAGGTCTCTACGAAGCAGAGGTGTTCAACAAAGAGGGCATAAGAATCGAAACAACTTCCTACAGACTGTGTGTGCAGG CTTCACAGGAACCCTGTGATAAGTACGTCCCACTTGGGTCTTCCTTCAGTGTCCCTTTGAGCAACAACAACATAGAAGACAATGAAATAACCTGGAAACACAATGGAATAATTGTATTGAAAAGAAAGAATGGGATTTATAAACCAGGCAAAAAAGAGGACATTTCTGCTACAGGGTCTCTTCTGCTAAAAGACCTGAAGTTTGAAAATGAAGGTCTCTACGAAGCAGAGGTGTTCAACAAAGAGGGCATAAGTTTCCAAACTGCTTCCTACAGACTGTGTGTGCAGG CTTCACAGGAACCCTGTGATAAGTACGTCCCACTTGGGTCTTCCTTCAGTGTCCCTTTGAGCAACAACAACATAGAAGACAATGAAATAACCTGGAAACACAATGGAATAATTGTATTGAAAAGAAAGAATGGGATTTATAAACCAGGCAAAAAAGAGGACATTTCTGCTACAGGGTCTCTTCAGCTAAAAGACCTGAAGTTTGAAAATGAAGGTCTCTACGAAGCAGAGGTGTTCAACAAAGAGGGCATAAGTTTCCAAACTGCTTCCTACAGACTGTGTGTGCAGG CTTCACAGGAACCCTGTGATCTGTACAGCCTACTTGGGTCACCCGTCAATGTCCCACTGACTATCGACAACTTAGAAGAGGACAATGAAATAACCTGGAAACACAATGGAATAATTGTATTGAAAAGAAAGAATGGGATTTATAAACCAGGCAAAAAAGAGGACATTTCTGCTACAGGGTCTCTTCAGCTAAAAGACCTGAAGTTTGAAAATGAAGGTCTCTACGAAGCAGAGGTGTTCAACAAAGAGGGCATAAGTTTCCAAACTGCTTCCTACAGACTGTGTGTGCAGG CTTCACAGGAACCCTGTGATCTGTACAGCCTACTTGGGTCACCCGTCAATGTCCCACTGACTATCGACAACTTAGAAGAGGACAATGAAATAACCTGGAAACACAATGGAATAATTGTATTGAAAAAGAAGAATGGGATTTCTAAACCAGTCAAAGAAGTGACCATTTCTGCTACAGGGTCTCTTCTGCTAAAAGACCTTAAGTTTGAAAATGAAGGTCTCTACGAAGCAGAGGTGTTCAACAAAGAGGGCATAAGAATCGAAACAACTTCCTACAGACTGTGTGTGCAGG CTTCACAGGAACCCTGTGATCTGTACGGCCTACTTGGGTCACCCGTCAATGTCCCTCTGACTATCGACAACTTAGAAGAGGACAATGAAATAACCTGGAAACACAATGGAATAATTGTATTGAAAAAGAAGAATAGGGTTTCTAAACCAGTCAAAGAAGTGACAATTTCTGCTACAGGGTCTCTTCAGCTAAAAGACCTGAAGTTTGAAAATGAAGGTCTCTACGAAGCAGAGGTGTTCAACAAAGAGGGCATAAGAATCGAAACAACTCCCTACAGACTGTGTGTGCAGG AGAAGGTCTCCAAGCCCACAGTGATGTTCCAATGTTCAACTGAAaaggtcacattgacctgtaaCATAACCGACACCAACATAAAGTCCTTCAAGTGGTTTAAGAACCAATCACCTGAAAAGAGCAAAGATAAAACATATGTCATCAATGTGAAACAACTAAAAGAGTCCGACATCTTCACCTGCACTGTAGAAAACCATGTGAGCAACAAGACGAGTGACGGTAAATCAAAAACATGTAAAG cagaatcaAACTCGACTTTTCCTAAAAAGCTGTTTGGTTTTGATTTCTGGACCATGGTGGGCATCctggccgggggggggggcttggtactcctcctcatcatcatcacactGGTCTGCTGCTGCCGCCGACAACGCCAGAGACGATTTGAAG aagagagggagatgagactAGACCTCTTGACCCAAACGCAGCCTCCTTGCCATCCAGACGGACAGAAGCAAAGGCCAAGACCCACCGGAGGGGCCCCGCCTGGTTCCACGGGCCCCAGGCGCACGCCGAGAGCTCGGGAGAGGCCTCCACCGACACCCAAGGATGATGATTATGAGGAACAGGCCCCACCACTACCTCAGCCCAGAAAGAAAGGGCCTCGCCCAATCAAACAATGA
- the LOC105019851 gene encoding uncharacterized protein LOC105019851 isoform X3, translated as MSRTLQLVVLVLHGFISLSAASQDSCNTYVPLGSSFNVPLSNNNIEDNEITWKHNGMIVLKRKNGIYKPGKKEDISATGSLLLKDLKFENEGLYEAEVFNKEGIRIETTSYRLCVQASQEPCDKYVPLGSSFSVPLSNNNIEDNEITWKHNGIIVLKRKNGIYKPGKKEDISATGSLLLKDLKFENEGLYEAEVFNKEGISFQTASYRLCVQASQEPCDKYVPLGSSFSVPLSNNNIEDNEITWKHNGIIVLKRKNGIYKPGKKEDISATGSLQLKDLKFENEGLYEAEVFNKEGISFQTASYRLCVQASQEPCDLYSLLGSPVNVPLTIDNLEEDNEITWKHNGIIVLKRKNGIYKPGKKEDISATGSLQLKDLKFENEGLYEAEVFNKEGISFQTASYRLCVQASQEPCDLYSLLGSPVNVPLTIDNLEEDNEITWKHNGIIVLKKKNGISKPVKEVTISATGSLLLKDLKFENEGLYEAEVFNKEGIRIETTSYRLCVQASQEPCDLYGLLGSPVNVPLTIDNLEEDNEITWKHNGIIVLKKKNRVSKPVKEVTISATGSLQLKDLKFENEGLYEAEVFNKEGIRIETTPYRLCVQEKVSKPTVMFQCSTEKVTLTCNITDTNIKSFKWFKNQSPEKSKDKTYVINVKQLKESDIFTCTVENHVSNKTSDGKSKTCKAESNSTFPKKLFGFDFWTMVGILAGGGGLVLLLIIITLVCCCRRQRQRRFEEEREMRLDLLTQTQPPCHPDGQKQRPRPTGGAPPGSTGPRRTPRARERPPPTPKDDDYEEQAPPLPQPRKKGPRPIKQ; from the exons ATGTCCAGGACATTACAgctggttgtccttgtccttcaTGGATTTATCTCTCTTTCAGCAG CTTCACAGGATTCCTGTAATACGTACGTCCCACTTGGTTCTTCCTTCAATGTCCCTTTGAGCAACAACAACATAGAAGACAACGAAATAACCTGGAAACACAATGGAATGATTGTATTGAAAAGAAAGAATGGGATTTATAAACCAGGCAAAAAAGAGGACATTTCTGCTACAGGGTCTCTTCTGCTAAAAGACCTGAAGTTTGAAAATGAAGGTCTCTACGAAGCAGAGGTGTTCAACAAAGAGGGCATAAGAATCGAAACAACTTCCTACAGACTGTGTGTGCAGG CTTCACAGGAACCCTGTGATAAGTACGTCCCACTTGGGTCTTCCTTCAGTGTCCCTTTGAGCAACAACAACATAGAAGACAATGAAATAACCTGGAAACACAATGGAATAATTGTATTGAAAAGAAAGAATGGGATTTATAAACCAGGCAAAAAAGAGGACATTTCTGCTACAGGGTCTCTTCTGCTAAAAGACCTGAAGTTTGAAAATGAAGGTCTCTACGAAGCAGAGGTGTTCAACAAAGAGGGCATAAGTTTCCAAACTGCTTCCTACAGACTGTGTGTGCAGG CTTCACAGGAACCCTGTGATAAGTACGTCCCACTTGGGTCTTCCTTCAGTGTCCCTTTGAGCAACAACAACATAGAAGACAATGAAATAACCTGGAAACACAATGGAATAATTGTATTGAAAAGAAAGAATGGGATTTATAAACCAGGCAAAAAAGAGGACATTTCTGCTACAGGGTCTCTTCAGCTAAAAGACCTGAAGTTTGAAAATGAAGGTCTCTACGAAGCAGAGGTGTTCAACAAAGAGGGCATAAGTTTCCAAACTGCTTCCTACAGACTGTGTGTGCAGG CTTCACAGGAACCCTGTGATCTGTACAGCCTACTTGGGTCACCCGTCAATGTCCCACTGACTATCGACAACTTAGAAGAGGACAATGAAATAACCTGGAAACACAATGGAATAATTGTATTGAAAAGAAAGAATGGGATTTATAAACCAGGCAAAAAAGAGGACATTTCTGCTACAGGGTCTCTTCAGCTAAAAGACCTGAAGTTTGAAAATGAAGGTCTCTACGAAGCAGAGGTGTTCAACAAAGAGGGCATAAGTTTCCAAACTGCTTCCTACAGACTGTGTGTGCAGG CTTCACAGGAACCCTGTGATCTGTACAGCCTACTTGGGTCACCCGTCAATGTCCCACTGACTATCGACAACTTAGAAGAGGACAATGAAATAACCTGGAAACACAATGGAATAATTGTATTGAAAAAGAAGAATGGGATTTCTAAACCAGTCAAAGAAGTGACCATTTCTGCTACAGGGTCTCTTCTGCTAAAAGACCTTAAGTTTGAAAATGAAGGTCTCTACGAAGCAGAGGTGTTCAACAAAGAGGGCATAAGAATCGAAACAACTTCCTACAGACTGTGTGTGCAGG CTTCACAGGAACCCTGTGATCTGTACGGCCTACTTGGGTCACCCGTCAATGTCCCTCTGACTATCGACAACTTAGAAGAGGACAATGAAATAACCTGGAAACACAATGGAATAATTGTATTGAAAAAGAAGAATAGGGTTTCTAAACCAGTCAAAGAAGTGACAATTTCTGCTACAGGGTCTCTTCAGCTAAAAGACCTGAAGTTTGAAAATGAAGGTCTCTACGAAGCAGAGGTGTTCAACAAAGAGGGCATAAGAATCGAAACAACTCCCTACAGACTGTGTGTGCAGG AGAAGGTCTCCAAGCCCACAGTGATGTTCCAATGTTCAACTGAAaaggtcacattgacctgtaaCATAACCGACACCAACATAAAGTCCTTCAAGTGGTTTAAGAACCAATCACCTGAAAAGAGCAAAGATAAAACATATGTCATCAATGTGAAACAACTAAAAGAGTCCGACATCTTCACCTGCACTGTAGAAAACCATGTGAGCAACAAGACGAGTGACGGTAAATCAAAAACATGTAAAG cagaatcaAACTCGACTTTTCCTAAAAAGCTGTTTGGTTTTGATTTCTGGACCATGGTGGGCATCctggccgggggggggggcttggtactcctcctcatcatcatcacactGGTCTGCTGCTGCCGCCGACAACGCCAGAGACGATTTGAAG aagagagggagatgagactAGACCTCTTGACCCAAACGCAGCCTCCTTGCCATCCAGACGGACAGAAGCAAAGGCCAAGACCCACCGGAGGGGCCCCGCCTGGTTCCACGGGCCCCAGGCGCACGCCGAGAGCTCGGGAGAGGCCTCCACCGACACCCAAGGATGATGATTATGAGGAACAGGCCCCACCACTACCTCAGCCCAGAAAGAAAGGGCCTCGCCCAATCAAACAATGA
- the LOC105019851 gene encoding uncharacterized protein LOC105019851 isoform X4 — MCPPVYTVRNNMSRTLQLVVLVLHGFISLSAASQDSCNTYVPLGSSFNVPLSNNNIEDNEITWKHNGMIVLKRKNGIYKPGKKEDISATGSLLLKDLKFENEGLYEAEVFNKEGIRIETTSYRLCVQASQEPCDLYSLLGSPVNVPLTIDNLEEDNEITWKHNGIIVLKRKNGIYKPGKKEDISATGSLQLKDLKFENEGLYEAEVFNKEGISFQTASYRLCVQASQEPCDLYSLLGSPVNVPLTIDNLEEDNEITWKHNGIIVLKKKNGISKPVKEVTISATGSLLLKDLKFENEGLYEAEVFNKEGIRIETTSYRLCVQASQEPCDLYGLLGSPVNVPLTIDNLEEDNEITWKHNGIIVLKKKNRVSKPVKEVTISATGSLQLKDLKFENEGLYEAEVFNKEGIRIETTPYRLCVQEKVSKPTVMFQCSTEKVTLTCNITDTNIKSFKWFKNQSPEKSKDKTYVINVKQLKESDIFTCTVENHVSNKTSDGKSKTCKAESNSTFPKKLFGFDFWTMVGILAGGGGLVLLLIIITLVCCCRRQRQRRFEEEREMRLDLLTQTQPPCHPDGQKQRPRPTGGAPPGSTGPRRTPRARERPPPTPKDDDYEEQAPPLPQPRKKGPRPIKQ; from the exons atgtgtcctCCAG tttaCACAGTAAGAAACAACATGTCCAGGACATTACAgctggttgtccttgtccttcaTGGATTTATCTCTCTTTCAGCAG CTTCACAGGATTCCTGTAATACGTACGTCCCACTTGGTTCTTCCTTCAATGTCCCTTTGAGCAACAACAACATAGAAGACAACGAAATAACCTGGAAACACAATGGAATGATTGTATTGAAAAGAAAGAATGGGATTTATAAACCAGGCAAAAAAGAGGACATTTCTGCTACAGGGTCTCTTCTGCTAAAAGACCTGAAGTTTGAAAATGAAGGTCTCTACGAAGCAGAGGTGTTCAACAAAGAGGGCATAAGAATCGAAACAACTTCCTACAGACTGTGTGTGCAGG CTTCACAGGAACCCTGTGATCTGTACAGCCTACTTGGGTCACCCGTCAATGTCCCACTGACTATCGACAACTTAGAAGAGGACAATGAAATAACCTGGAAACACAATGGAATAATTGTATTGAAAAGAAAGAATGGGATTTATAAACCAGGCAAAAAAGAGGACATTTCTGCTACAGGGTCTCTTCAGCTAAAAGACCTGAAGTTTGAAAATGAAGGTCTCTACGAAGCAGAGGTGTTCAACAAAGAGGGCATAAGTTTCCAAACTGCTTCCTACAGACTGTGTGTGCAGG CTTCACAGGAACCCTGTGATCTGTACAGCCTACTTGGGTCACCCGTCAATGTCCCACTGACTATCGACAACTTAGAAGAGGACAATGAAATAACCTGGAAACACAATGGAATAATTGTATTGAAAAAGAAGAATGGGATTTCTAAACCAGTCAAAGAAGTGACCATTTCTGCTACAGGGTCTCTTCTGCTAAAAGACCTTAAGTTTGAAAATGAAGGTCTCTACGAAGCAGAGGTGTTCAACAAAGAGGGCATAAGAATCGAAACAACTTCCTACAGACTGTGTGTGCAGG CTTCACAGGAACCCTGTGATCTGTACGGCCTACTTGGGTCACCCGTCAATGTCCCTCTGACTATCGACAACTTAGAAGAGGACAATGAAATAACCTGGAAACACAATGGAATAATTGTATTGAAAAAGAAGAATAGGGTTTCTAAACCAGTCAAAGAAGTGACAATTTCTGCTACAGGGTCTCTTCAGCTAAAAGACCTGAAGTTTGAAAATGAAGGTCTCTACGAAGCAGAGGTGTTCAACAAAGAGGGCATAAGAATCGAAACAACTCCCTACAGACTGTGTGTGCAGG AGAAGGTCTCCAAGCCCACAGTGATGTTCCAATGTTCAACTGAAaaggtcacattgacctgtaaCATAACCGACACCAACATAAAGTCCTTCAAGTGGTTTAAGAACCAATCACCTGAAAAGAGCAAAGATAAAACATATGTCATCAATGTGAAACAACTAAAAGAGTCCGACATCTTCACCTGCACTGTAGAAAACCATGTGAGCAACAAGACGAGTGACGGTAAATCAAAAACATGTAAAG cagaatcaAACTCGACTTTTCCTAAAAAGCTGTTTGGTTTTGATTTCTGGACCATGGTGGGCATCctggccgggggggggggcttggtactcctcctcatcatcatcacactGGTCTGCTGCTGCCGCCGACAACGCCAGAGACGATTTGAAG aagagagggagatgagactAGACCTCTTGACCCAAACGCAGCCTCCTTGCCATCCAGACGGACAGAAGCAAAGGCCAAGACCCACCGGAGGGGCCCCGCCTGGTTCCACGGGCCCCAGGCGCACGCCGAGAGCTCGGGAGAGGCCTCCACCGACACCCAAGGATGATGATTATGAGGAACAGGCCCCACCACTACCTCAGCCCAGAAAGAAAGGGCCTCGCCCAATCAAACAATGA
- the LOC105019851 gene encoding uncharacterized protein LOC105019851 isoform X2, which produces MCPPVYTVRNNMSRTLQLVVLVLHGFISLSAASQDSCNTYVPLGSSFNVPLSNNNIEDNEITWKHNGMIVLKRKNGIYKPGKKEDISATGSLLLKDLKFENEGLYEAEVFNKEGIRIETTSYRLCVQASQEPCDKYVPLGSSFSVPLSNNNIEDNEITWKHNGIIVLKRKNGIYKPGKKEDISATGSLLLKDLKFENEGLYEAEVFNKEGISFQTASYRLCVQASQEPCDKYVPLGSSFSVPLSNNNIEDNEITWKHNGIIVLKRKNGIYKPGKKEDISATGSLQLKDLKFENEGLYEAEVFNKEGISFQTASYRLCVQASQEPCDLYSLLGSPVNVPLTIDNLEEDNEITWKHNGIIVLKRKNGIYKPGKKEDISATGSLQLKDLKFENEGLYEAEVFNKEGISFQTASYRLCVQASQEPCDLYSLLGSPVNVPLTIDNLEEDNEITWKHNGIIVLKKKNGISKPVKEVTISATGSLLLKDLKFENEGLYEAEVFNKEGIRIETTSYRLCVQASQEPCDLYGLLGSPVNVPLTIDNLEEDNEITWKHNGIIVLKKKNRVSKPVKEVTISATGSLQLKDLKFENEGLYEAEVFNKEGIRIETTPYRLCVQEKVSKPTVMFQCSTEKVTLTCNITDTNIKSFKWFKNQSPEKSKDKTYVINVKQLKESDIFTCTVENHVSNKTSDGKSKTCKESNSTFPKKLFGFDFWTMVGILAGGGGLVLLLIIITLVCCCRRQRQRRFEEEREMRLDLLTQTQPPCHPDGQKQRPRPTGGAPPGSTGPRRTPRARERPPPTPKDDDYEEQAPPLPQPRKKGPRPIKQ; this is translated from the exons atgtgtcctCCAG tttaCACAGTAAGAAACAACATGTCCAGGACATTACAgctggttgtccttgtccttcaTGGATTTATCTCTCTTTCAGCAG CTTCACAGGATTCCTGTAATACGTACGTCCCACTTGGTTCTTCCTTCAATGTCCCTTTGAGCAACAACAACATAGAAGACAACGAAATAACCTGGAAACACAATGGAATGATTGTATTGAAAAGAAAGAATGGGATTTATAAACCAGGCAAAAAAGAGGACATTTCTGCTACAGGGTCTCTTCTGCTAAAAGACCTGAAGTTTGAAAATGAAGGTCTCTACGAAGCAGAGGTGTTCAACAAAGAGGGCATAAGAATCGAAACAACTTCCTACAGACTGTGTGTGCAGG CTTCACAGGAACCCTGTGATAAGTACGTCCCACTTGGGTCTTCCTTCAGTGTCCCTTTGAGCAACAACAACATAGAAGACAATGAAATAACCTGGAAACACAATGGAATAATTGTATTGAAAAGAAAGAATGGGATTTATAAACCAGGCAAAAAAGAGGACATTTCTGCTACAGGGTCTCTTCTGCTAAAAGACCTGAAGTTTGAAAATGAAGGTCTCTACGAAGCAGAGGTGTTCAACAAAGAGGGCATAAGTTTCCAAACTGCTTCCTACAGACTGTGTGTGCAGG CTTCACAGGAACCCTGTGATAAGTACGTCCCACTTGGGTCTTCCTTCAGTGTCCCTTTGAGCAACAACAACATAGAAGACAATGAAATAACCTGGAAACACAATGGAATAATTGTATTGAAAAGAAAGAATGGGATTTATAAACCAGGCAAAAAAGAGGACATTTCTGCTACAGGGTCTCTTCAGCTAAAAGACCTGAAGTTTGAAAATGAAGGTCTCTACGAAGCAGAGGTGTTCAACAAAGAGGGCATAAGTTTCCAAACTGCTTCCTACAGACTGTGTGTGCAGG CTTCACAGGAACCCTGTGATCTGTACAGCCTACTTGGGTCACCCGTCAATGTCCCACTGACTATCGACAACTTAGAAGAGGACAATGAAATAACCTGGAAACACAATGGAATAATTGTATTGAAAAGAAAGAATGGGATTTATAAACCAGGCAAAAAAGAGGACATTTCTGCTACAGGGTCTCTTCAGCTAAAAGACCTGAAGTTTGAAAATGAAGGTCTCTACGAAGCAGAGGTGTTCAACAAAGAGGGCATAAGTTTCCAAACTGCTTCCTACAGACTGTGTGTGCAGG CTTCACAGGAACCCTGTGATCTGTACAGCCTACTTGGGTCACCCGTCAATGTCCCACTGACTATCGACAACTTAGAAGAGGACAATGAAATAACCTGGAAACACAATGGAATAATTGTATTGAAAAAGAAGAATGGGATTTCTAAACCAGTCAAAGAAGTGACCATTTCTGCTACAGGGTCTCTTCTGCTAAAAGACCTTAAGTTTGAAAATGAAGGTCTCTACGAAGCAGAGGTGTTCAACAAAGAGGGCATAAGAATCGAAACAACTTCCTACAGACTGTGTGTGCAGG CTTCACAGGAACCCTGTGATCTGTACGGCCTACTTGGGTCACCCGTCAATGTCCCTCTGACTATCGACAACTTAGAAGAGGACAATGAAATAACCTGGAAACACAATGGAATAATTGTATTGAAAAAGAAGAATAGGGTTTCTAAACCAGTCAAAGAAGTGACAATTTCTGCTACAGGGTCTCTTCAGCTAAAAGACCTGAAGTTTGAAAATGAAGGTCTCTACGAAGCAGAGGTGTTCAACAAAGAGGGCATAAGAATCGAAACAACTCCCTACAGACTGTGTGTGCAGG AGAAGGTCTCCAAGCCCACAGTGATGTTCCAATGTTCAACTGAAaaggtcacattgacctgtaaCATAACCGACACCAACATAAAGTCCTTCAAGTGGTTTAAGAACCAATCACCTGAAAAGAGCAAAGATAAAACATATGTCATCAATGTGAAACAACTAAAAGAGTCCGACATCTTCACCTGCACTGTAGAAAACCATGTGAGCAACAAGACGAGTGACGGTAAATCAAAAACATGTAAAG aatcaAACTCGACTTTTCCTAAAAAGCTGTTTGGTTTTGATTTCTGGACCATGGTGGGCATCctggccgggggggggggcttggtactcctcctcatcatcatcacactGGTCTGCTGCTGCCGCCGACAACGCCAGAGACGATTTGAAG aagagagggagatgagactAGACCTCTTGACCCAAACGCAGCCTCCTTGCCATCCAGACGGACAGAAGCAAAGGCCAAGACCCACCGGAGGGGCCCCGCCTGGTTCCACGGGCCCCAGGCGCACGCCGAGAGCTCGGGAGAGGCCTCCACCGACACCCAAGGATGATGATTATGAGGAACAGGCCCCACCACTACCTCAGCCCAGAAAGAAAGGGCCTCGCCCAATCAAACAATGA